From the Lathyrus oleraceus cultivar Zhongwan6 chromosome 4, CAAS_Psat_ZW6_1.0, whole genome shotgun sequence genome, one window contains:
- the LOC127074767 gene encoding phosphoserine aminotransferase 2, chloroplastic, whose product MATPISTSSQTHLLSQTNNPFLKKPITTFTPTISLRSTPTFKPISIKCAATTQAQPQAQTQSQSSDRVFNFAAGPATLPENVLRKAQSELYNWRGSGMSVMEMSHRGKEFLSIIQKAESDLRTLLGISSEYSVLFLQGGATTQFAAVPLNICKNDDAVDYVVTGSWSDKAFKEAQKYCKPNVIWSGKSEKYTKVPSFDDLKQNPEARFLHICANETIHGVEFKNYPTPNNQSGILVADMSSNFCSKPVDVSKFGLIYAGAQKNVGPSGVTVVIVRNDLIGNAQSSTPVMLDYKIHAENNSLYNTPPCYGIYMCGLVFEDLLEQGGLVEVEKKNKKKAELLYNTIDESNGFFRCPVEKSVRSLMNVPFTLEKSELEGEFIKEAGKENMVQLKGHRSVGGMRASIYNAMPLAGVEKLVAFMKDFQAKHA is encoded by the coding sequence ATGGCAACACCAATCTCAACTTCATCACAGACCCATCTTCTTTCCCAAACCAACAACCCATTTCTCAAAAAACCCATCACCACTTTCACCCCAACGATCTCTCTCCGCAGCACACCAACCTTCAAACCCATCTCCATCAAATGCGCCGCCACCACTCAAGCCCAGCCACAAGCCCAAACCCAATCCCAATCCTCAGATCGCGTCTTCAACTTCGCTGCCGGACCCGCCACCCTCCCTGAAAACGTCCTCCGTAAGGCTCAATCGGAGCTCTACAACTGGCGTGGATCCGGTATGAGCGTGATGGAAATGAGTCACAGAGGTAAAGAATTTCTCTCCATTATTCAAAAAGCAGAGTCAGATCTGCGTACCCTTTTGGGAATCTCGTCGGAATATTCCGTTCTTTTCCTCCAAGGCGGCGCCACCACTCAGTTCGCCGCCGTGCCGTTAAACATATGCAAAAATGACGATGCCGTCGATTACGTCGTTACCGGTTCGTGGAGCGATAAAGCTTTCAAGGAAGCTCAGAAGTATTGTAAACCGAATGTAATTTGGTCTGGGAAATCTGAAAAGTACACAAAGGTTCCATCTTTTGATGATTTGAAACAGAACCCAGAAGCTAGGTTTTTGCACATTTGTGCTAATGAAACGATTCATGGTGTTGAGTTCAAGAATTACCCAACACCCAATAATCAAAGTGGGATTTTGGTTGCTGATATGTCTTCAAATTTCTGTTCTAAACCTGTTGATGTTTCGAAGTTTGGTTTGATCTATGCTGGTGCTCAGAAGAATGTAGGTCCCTCTGGTGTAACAGTTGTGATTGTTCGAAATGATTTGATTGGAAATGCTCAAAGTTCGACTCCTGTGATGCTTGATTACAAGATTCATGCTGAGAACAATTCACTCTACAACACACCACCTTGTTATGGGATTTACATGTGTGGTTTGGTGTTTGAGGATTTGTTGGAACAAGGTGGTTTGGTTGAGgtggagaagaagaataagaagaaagCTGAGCTTCTGTACAATACTATTGATGAGAGCAATGGGTTTTTTAGGTGTCCTGTTGAGAAATCTGTGAGGTCATTGATGAATGTTCCATTCACTTTGGAGAAATCTGAGTTGGAAGGTGAGTTTATTAAGGAAGCTGGTAAGGAGAACATGGTTCAGCTTAAGGGACATAGATCTGTTGGTGGAATGAGGGCTTCAATTTACAATGCTATGCCTTTGGCTGGTGTGGAAAAGTTGGTGGCTTTCATGAAGGATTTCCAAGCCAAACATGCTTAG